In Actinomyces weissii, a genomic segment contains:
- the hemQ gene encoding hydrogen peroxide-dependent heme synthase: MTQTDPLAPYDAVLVLSYGGPQGPEDVLPFMRNATAGRGVPDARLLEVSGHYAGFGGVSPINARNAEMLTALRAELARRGSRLPVVIGNRNWHPFVSESLRSLAEAGARRVLSMTTAAYGSYSGCRQYREDTAAALAQLAAGTDGSTGQGREADAAARVGGAGGEPVSLTVDKTRPFYNTPGMLTANVDAIVAAFSELEAQGVPAAGVRLVLVTHSVPVAMEEGSSPGALGAARAGVPGLVEAPEGTSGADSSQGHCLQASGPETVPPEPGVAADLSTEISYVEQHQRLIEVLVPEVTRRLGLDHPPHHDLVYCSRSGPPQARWLEPDVNDHLEALAAGRLVDGSPTPVPAGVVVAPVGFVADHMEVVYDLDTEAKDTAARLGLPYARAATAGSHPAFITSLADLLLERAAVARGETVTPASTTGTGPFHTVCPQGCCRPAASQAAHQPSSARPGQPHHPAEPAAHPRNGGKPMTEHPNQPSGHHAAGATHPHAPAPEGTGPDAAGIHRFNDEVRRPHHDPRDATDVDFDAVNNQKHYALYTVFRLQRPLPSLEDVRRKLVGESTYFVEQSEVTTRGWYDVAGLRSDADLLIWWLDDDPEKLLDANHRLRASALGRYLEPVWSCMGLHTPAEFNAKHIPACFGGVAPRDWLMVYPFVRSYDWYLLPAEERSRIMAAHGRNGFSRYPDVKGSTLAAFGMSDYEWVLGFEADSLDRLEGVIHHQRYTEARLHVRVDTPFYTGVRVSPAEWAERQPRS; encoded by the coding sequence ATGACCCAGACCGACCCCCTGGCCCCCTACGACGCGGTCCTGGTCCTGTCCTACGGCGGCCCACAGGGCCCCGAGGACGTGCTGCCCTTCATGCGTAACGCCACCGCCGGGCGCGGCGTGCCCGATGCACGGCTCCTGGAGGTATCCGGCCACTACGCAGGCTTCGGCGGCGTCTCCCCGATCAACGCCCGCAACGCCGAGATGCTCACCGCCCTGCGCGCCGAGCTGGCCCGCCGTGGCTCCCGCCTGCCGGTGGTGATCGGCAACCGCAACTGGCACCCCTTCGTCTCCGAGTCGCTGCGCTCACTGGCCGAGGCCGGGGCCCGCCGCGTCCTGAGCATGACCACCGCCGCCTACGGCTCCTACTCCGGCTGCCGCCAGTACCGGGAGGACACCGCCGCCGCCCTGGCCCAGCTGGCCGCAGGCACCGACGGCAGCACCGGCCAGGGCCGTGAGGCCGACGCCGCCGCCCGCGTGGGCGGAGCCGGGGGTGAGCCGGTCAGCCTCACGGTGGACAAGACCCGCCCCTTCTACAACACCCCCGGCATGCTCACCGCCAACGTGGACGCGATCGTGGCGGCCTTCTCGGAGCTGGAGGCCCAGGGCGTGCCCGCTGCCGGGGTCCGCCTGGTGCTCGTGACCCACTCCGTGCCCGTCGCCATGGAGGAAGGCTCGTCCCCCGGAGCCCTGGGGGCTGCCCGCGCAGGCGTGCCCGGGCTGGTGGAAGCACCGGAAGGAACCAGCGGCGCCGATAGTAGCCAAGGCCACTGCCTCCAGGCCTCCGGGCCTGAGACGGTGCCGCCCGAGCCGGGCGTCGCGGCGGACCTGTCCACGGAGATCAGCTACGTCGAGCAGCACCAGCGGCTCATCGAGGTGCTGGTACCAGAGGTCACCCGGCGTCTCGGCCTGGACCACCCACCCCACCACGACCTCGTCTACTGCTCCCGCTCCGGCCCCCCGCAGGCCCGCTGGCTGGAGCCCGACGTCAACGACCACCTGGAGGCGCTGGCGGCAGGACGCCTGGTGGACGGCAGCCCGACGCCGGTGCCCGCAGGCGTCGTCGTCGCCCCTGTCGGCTTTGTGGCAGACCACATGGAGGTGGTCTACGACCTGGACACCGAGGCCAAGGACACCGCCGCCCGCCTGGGCCTGCCCTACGCGCGAGCCGCTACCGCCGGCAGCCACCCGGCCTTCATCACCTCCCTGGCGGACCTGCTGCTGGAGCGCGCCGCCGTCGCCCGGGGAGAGACGGTCACCCCCGCCTCCACCACCGGCACCGGCCCCTTCCACACCGTCTGCCCACAGGGCTGCTGCCGCCCCGCAGCCAGCCAGGCAGCCCACCAGCCCAGCAGCGCCCGTCCCGGGCAGCCGCACCACCCCGCAGAACCAGCCGCTCACCCACGCAACGGAGGTAAACCCATGACCGAGCACCCCAACCAGCCCTCTGGCCACCACGCTGCTGGCGCCACCCACCCCCACGCCCCTGCCCCGGAAGGCACCGGCCCCGACGCCGCCGGCATCCACCGCTTCAACGACGAGGTCCGCCGCCCCCACCACGACCCGCGCGACGCCACCGACGTGGACTTCGACGCCGTCAACAACCAGAAGCACTACGCCCTCTACACGGTCTTCCGCCTCCAGCGGCCCCTGCCCTCCCTGGAGGACGTGCGCCGCAAGCTGGTCGGGGAGTCCACCTACTTCGTCGAGCAGTCCGAGGTGACCACCCGCGGCTGGTACGACGTGGCCGGGCTCCGCTCCGACGCCGACCTGCTCATCTGGTGGCTGGACGACGACCCCGAGAAGCTCCTGGACGCCAACCACCGCCTGCGAGCCTCCGCACTGGGACGCTACCTGGAGCCCGTGTGGTCCTGCATGGGCCTGCACACCCCCGCCGAGTTCAACGCCAAGCACATCCCAGCCTGCTTCGGGGGAGTGGCCCCCCGCGACTGGCTGATGGTCTACCCCTTCGTGCGCTCCTACGACTGGTACCTGCTGCCCGCTGAGGAGCGCTCGCGGATCATGGCCGCCCACGGCCGCAACGGCTTCTCCCGGTACCCGGACGTCAAGGGCTCCACCCTGGCGGCCTTCGGCATGAGCGACTACGAGTGGGTCCTGGGATTCGAGGCGGACAGCCTGGACCGGCTGGAAGGGGTCATCCACCACCAGCGCTACACCGAGGCCCGCCTGCACGTGCGCGTGGACACCCCCTTCTACACCGGGGTGCGTGTCAGCCCCGCCGAGTGGGCGGAGCGCCAGCCCCGGTCCTGA
- a CDS encoding glutamyl-tRNA reductase — MIHLLSADHRTHGLDLVAHLGAASARLGPDLCAALPAVRGAIVLATCNRLALLLDADDAAGPSLRQQVTAFLEQRARRTSGTQHPQDAGPPPYPRLSHWGGQEAVAELFATAAGLESMVVGEREIAGQLRRAHLRALQEGTTTGELTRAVEHASATSRRVSTSTSLAGNGRSVVAVGLDLAAAQLPALERCRVLLVGTGAYAGATATTLRERGVQEVEVYSRSERAAAFAAGHGLRALPADALPAALARADLVITCRGLGVPVISPDLVAEATRLRQPQALHKVPVQDAGAAPYPATGRPLVILDLALQRDVDTQVAALPGVTLIDLAAVQQAVPAAEAAQVRAARAVVAQETQAYARAQQGRRMGPVIRELRQHVDAVVQDEVSRLRPRDGLVDAQDAERALHHLAARLLHHPSVAAREAGRAGRQDEYLAALSLVLGLELDPQPGTAAPDPAGCPDLPTSPGTRPTLPAVQPPVPGPCPVRTRTPEPQGAAR, encoded by the coding sequence GTGATCCACCTGCTCTCCGCCGACCACCGTACCCACGGGCTGGACCTCGTCGCCCACCTGGGGGCTGCCAGTGCGCGCCTCGGACCCGACCTGTGCGCCGCCCTGCCCGCAGTGCGCGGCGCCATCGTCCTGGCCACCTGCAACCGCCTGGCGCTCCTGCTGGACGCCGACGACGCAGCCGGTCCCAGCCTGCGCCAGCAGGTCACCGCCTTCCTGGAGCAGCGCGCCCGCCGCACCTCCGGTACCCAGCACCCACAGGACGCTGGCCCGCCCCCCTACCCCCGCCTGAGCCACTGGGGCGGGCAGGAGGCGGTCGCCGAGCTCTTCGCCACCGCCGCCGGGCTGGAGTCCATGGTCGTAGGGGAGCGGGAGATAGCCGGGCAGCTGCGCCGCGCCCACCTCCGGGCCCTCCAGGAGGGCACCACCACCGGTGAGCTCACCCGCGCCGTCGAGCACGCCTCGGCCACCTCCCGGCGCGTGTCCACCAGCACCAGCCTGGCGGGCAACGGACGCAGCGTGGTCGCCGTCGGCCTGGACCTGGCGGCCGCGCAGCTACCCGCCCTGGAACGCTGCCGGGTGCTGCTGGTGGGCACCGGTGCCTACGCCGGAGCCACCGCCACCACCCTGCGCGAGCGCGGAGTCCAGGAGGTAGAGGTCTACTCCCGCTCTGAACGGGCCGCAGCCTTCGCCGCCGGGCACGGGCTGCGGGCGCTGCCTGCCGACGCCCTGCCCGCCGCCCTGGCCCGCGCCGACCTGGTCATCACCTGCCGGGGGCTGGGGGTGCCCGTCATCAGCCCCGACCTCGTGGCCGAGGCCACCCGGCTGCGCCAGCCGCAGGCCCTGCACAAGGTCCCTGTGCAGGACGCTGGCGCCGCCCCCTACCCCGCCACCGGGCGCCCCCTGGTGATCCTGGACCTCGCCCTGCAGCGCGACGTCGACACCCAGGTCGCCGCCCTGCCGGGCGTGACCCTCATAGACCTGGCCGCCGTGCAGCAGGCCGTGCCCGCCGCCGAGGCCGCCCAGGTCCGTGCTGCCCGCGCCGTGGTGGCCCAGGAGACGCAGGCCTACGCCCGCGCCCAGCAAGGACGACGCATGGGCCCTGTGATACGGGAGCTGCGCCAGCACGTGGACGCCGTCGTGCAGGACGAGGTCTCCCGCCTGCGCCCGCGCGACGGACTGGTGGACGCCCAGGACGCCGAGCGGGCCCTGCACCACCTGGCCGCCCGTCTTCTGCACCACCCCAGCGTGGCCGCCCGGGAGGCCGGGCGGGCCGGACGCCAGGACGAGTACCTGGCCGCCCTCAGCCTGGTGCTCGGCCTGGAGCTGGACCCGCAGCCGGGCACCGCGGCCCCCGACCCCGCAGGCTGCCCCGACCTGCCCACCAGCCCAGGGACCCGCCCGACGCTGCCCGCCGTGCAGCCACCGGTACCCGGCCCCTGCCCCGTCCGCACCCGCACCCCGGAGCCCCAAGGAGCCGCCCGATGA
- a CDS encoding metallophosphoesterase — MSPRPRSLLRTAGALTGLGLGVLGWSLLEARRPVLRQVEIACLAPGQAPLRILHVSDLHLSSYSTWLVEWVRDLARLRPDVVVNTGDNLALADGLEPLREALEPLTAFPGAFVLGDHDYHTTVFKSPTRYLRADPRTADDPEQLAAQEVLPWEEIRDLQARAGWVELTNTRGHLVTGGRRLELVGVDDAHVDRDVFPPAAATGAGPSAPAEDGETVLSVSGRPLRLGLAHAPYLRVLEAMRQDGVDLLLAGHTHGGQLCLPRFGALVTNCDLDRSRASGVSAWPEHLQAGAPGEGVAGPESLLLHVSAGLGTSPFTPVRLACRPEATLLTLVAAPQ, encoded by the coding sequence TTGAGCCCCCGCCCCCGGAGCCTGCTGCGTACTGCGGGCGCCCTGACCGGCCTGGGCCTGGGAGTCCTGGGCTGGTCCCTGCTGGAGGCCCGCCGGCCGGTGCTGCGGCAGGTAGAGATAGCCTGCCTGGCGCCCGGGCAGGCCCCCCTGCGGATCCTGCACGTCTCCGACCTGCACCTGTCCTCCTACAGCACCTGGCTGGTGGAGTGGGTGCGGGACCTGGCGCGCCTGCGGCCCGACGTCGTCGTGAACACCGGGGACAACCTGGCCCTGGCGGACGGCCTGGAGCCCCTGCGGGAGGCCCTGGAGCCCCTGACGGCCTTCCCGGGGGCCTTCGTGCTGGGAGACCACGACTACCACACCACCGTCTTCAAGTCCCCCACGCGCTACCTGCGGGCCGACCCCCGCACCGCCGACGACCCCGAGCAGCTGGCTGCCCAGGAGGTCCTGCCCTGGGAGGAGATCCGTGACCTGCAGGCGCGGGCGGGCTGGGTGGAGCTGACCAACACCCGGGGGCACCTGGTCACGGGTGGGCGCCGTCTGGAGCTGGTGGGGGTTGACGACGCCCACGTGGACCGGGACGTGTTCCCCCCAGCCGCTGCCACCGGGGCAGGGCCCAGCGCCCCGGCGGAGGACGGCGAGACGGTGCTGTCAGTCAGCGGGCGTCCCCTGCGCCTGGGCCTGGCGCACGCCCCCTACCTGCGGGTGCTGGAGGCCATGCGTCAGGACGGCGTCGACCTGCTGCTGGCGGGCCACACCCACGGTGGACAGCTGTGCCTGCCGCGATTCGGGGCGCTGGTGACCAACTGCGACCTGGACCGCTCGCGGGCCTCCGGGGTCTCGGCCTGGCCGGAGCACCTGCAGGCGGGGGCGCCTGGTGAGGGCGTGGCCGGGCCGGAGTCGCTGCTGCTGCACGTGAGCGCGGGGCTGGGCACCAGCCCGTTCACGCCGGTGCGCCTGGCCTGCCGCCCTGAGGCCACCCTGCTGACCCTGGTGGCCGCCCCGCAGTGA
- a CDS encoding type 1 glutamine amidotransferase gives MSAPVLYPTQIDGGARGRLRLLQLYPRDMNIYGDWGNTLTLLRRAGWAGYDVELYSYDMGSELPTAVDLVVGGGGQDSGQERIKDDLVAVGPRLREWAQAEVPMLVICGLYQLFGHRFVTAEGSVIPGIGLFDAETVGGAHRMIGNIVLESEDFGQVVGYENHSGVTRLGAGTRPFGHVRSGEGNNGEDGTEGARVHQVIGTYLHGSLLPKNPAVADWLLERAVRHGGGTWDPAPLDVLAPSAPVDLATMTQRAREVAASRPR, from the coding sequence GTGAGCGCCCCGGTCCTGTACCCCACCCAGATCGACGGCGGCGCGCGGGGCCGTCTGCGCCTGCTGCAGCTCTACCCGCGCGACATGAACATCTACGGCGACTGGGGCAACACACTGACCCTGCTGCGGCGGGCCGGCTGGGCCGGTTACGACGTGGAGCTGTACTCCTACGACATGGGCAGCGAGCTGCCCACGGCCGTGGACCTGGTGGTAGGTGGCGGCGGCCAGGACTCCGGGCAGGAGCGCATCAAGGACGACCTGGTGGCGGTGGGGCCCCGGCTGCGCGAGTGGGCGCAGGCGGAGGTGCCGATGCTGGTGATCTGCGGCCTGTACCAGCTGTTCGGGCACCGCTTCGTCACTGCGGAGGGCTCCGTGATACCTGGGATCGGGCTGTTTGACGCCGAGACCGTGGGGGGCGCGCACCGCATGATCGGCAACATCGTGCTGGAGTCGGAGGACTTCGGCCAGGTGGTGGGTTATGAGAACCACTCGGGGGTGACCCGCCTGGGGGCTGGCACCCGGCCTTTCGGGCACGTGCGCAGCGGCGAGGGCAATAACGGTGAGGACGGCACGGAGGGGGCGCGCGTCCACCAGGTGATCGGCACCTACCTGCACGGCTCCCTGCTGCCTAAGAACCCGGCGGTGGCGGACTGGCTGCTGGAGCGGGCGGTGCGGCACGGTGGCGGCACCTGGGACCCGGCGCCCCTGGACGTGCTGGCGCCGTCCGCCCCGGTGGACCTGGCCACGATGACGCAGCGGGCTCGCGAGGTGGCTGCCTCCCGTCCGCGTTAG
- a CDS encoding NUDIX hydrolase, which yields MPTPEFILSLREKIGHDPLWLPGVSVVVLDGQGRLLLGRRSDTGCWAVVSGIPEPGEQPAACARRECLEETGVEPQVLGLAGVTAGREITFPNGDRCTFMDITLVARASQEQVAATRVGDEESTEVGWFPPDALPEPLQESSRGRVAAALAWLADPTAVQLGR from the coding sequence GTGCCAACTCCTGAGTTCATCCTGTCGCTACGAGAGAAGATCGGGCACGACCCCCTGTGGCTGCCGGGCGTGAGCGTGGTGGTGCTGGACGGGCAGGGTCGGCTGCTGCTGGGGCGCCGCAGCGACACCGGCTGCTGGGCGGTGGTCTCCGGCATCCCCGAGCCCGGTGAGCAGCCCGCGGCCTGTGCCCGGCGCGAGTGCCTGGAGGAGACCGGCGTGGAGCCGCAGGTGCTGGGGCTGGCCGGGGTGACGGCGGGGAGGGAGATCACCTTCCCCAACGGGGACCGCTGCACCTTCATGGACATCACCCTGGTGGCCCGCGCCAGCCAGGAGCAGGTGGCGGCCACCCGCGTAGGCGACGAGGAGTCCACCGAGGTGGGCTGGTTCCCTCCTGACGCCCTGCCGGAGCCCTTGCAGGAGTCCTCCCGGGGGCGGGTCGCGGCGGCGCTAGCCTGGCTGGCGGACCCGACGGCGGTGCAGCTGGGGCGTTAA
- a CDS encoding diacylglycerol kinase family protein, with protein sequence MVSSTVAFAALTWFIVSGQSHELDVGSRQVLFTPRSAWGQVAEALSLLTHPLVMLAAILVATALSFKQRMRRLTVALAITASGIPLQLLLAAWIDRPRPQTHFADSVSFYLPGSFPNGHVTAVLLGSWVLVTLTRAHRRPQTWVLGRTLLAAGAVALTGLAQWSTGMARTSDLLGGVLLGTAVANLGLFIGGIETILSGWAHFGLPEERTGKRAAVVLNPTKVDDLSLLRRRVESEVLRAGWEPTLWLETTPQDAGAQAATRALEEGVDLVMVVGGDGTVRAVCTTLAGTGTAVALVPAGTGNLLARNLMVPLDTDSALRLALHGRSRPVDVVRLRAQDEQGRETEERFVVMAGMGLDAKIMEDTDDDLKKVIRSGAYAVAAVANAVPDPFKARVSLDDEPAQEQEVVMALLGNVGTITGGMTLFPQAEPDDGRVDLLLASPERVTDWARLGAQILTGRELEGFTLASARRVVIEADEPVPFEIDGDTAGQVRRLEVEVEPGTLRVIVPQ encoded by the coding sequence GTGGTGTCGAGCACAGTCGCCTTCGCGGCTCTCACCTGGTTCATCGTCTCCGGCCAGTCCCACGAGCTCGATGTCGGCTCCCGCCAGGTCCTGTTCACCCCCCGCTCCGCCTGGGGCCAGGTGGCCGAGGCCCTGAGCCTGCTGACCCACCCGCTGGTCATGCTCGCGGCGATCCTGGTGGCCACGGCCCTGAGCTTCAAGCAGCGGATGCGCCGTCTGACCGTGGCCCTGGCCATCACCGCCAGCGGCATTCCCCTGCAGCTGCTGCTAGCCGCCTGGATCGACCGGCCCCGCCCGCAGACGCACTTCGCGGACTCAGTCTCCTTCTACCTGCCCGGCTCCTTCCCCAACGGGCACGTCACCGCGGTACTGCTAGGCAGCTGGGTGCTGGTCACCCTGACGCGGGCGCACCGCCGTCCCCAGACCTGGGTGCTGGGGCGGACGCTGCTGGCGGCGGGGGCGGTGGCCCTGACCGGCCTGGCCCAGTGGTCCACCGGCATGGCCCGCACCAGCGACCTGCTGGGCGGGGTGCTGCTCGGCACGGCAGTAGCCAACCTGGGCCTGTTCATAGGGGGCATTGAGACGATCCTGTCCGGCTGGGCACATTTCGGCCTGCCCGAGGAACGCACCGGCAAGCGTGCGGCGGTGGTGCTCAACCCAACCAAGGTCGACGACCTGTCCCTGCTGCGCCGTCGGGTGGAGTCTGAGGTCCTGCGCGCGGGCTGGGAGCCGACGCTGTGGCTGGAGACCACCCCGCAGGACGCGGGTGCCCAGGCGGCCACCCGGGCCCTGGAGGAGGGCGTGGACCTGGTCATGGTGGTTGGCGGGGACGGCACCGTGCGTGCCGTGTGCACCACCCTGGCGGGCACCGGCACCGCCGTCGCCCTGGTGCCTGCGGGCACAGGCAACCTGCTGGCACGGAACCTGATGGTGCCCCTGGACACCGACTCGGCCCTGCGGCTGGCCCTGCACGGGCGCAGTCGCCCCGTTGACGTCGTGCGCCTGCGGGCCCAGGACGAGCAGGGCCGGGAGACCGAGGAGCGCTTCGTGGTGATGGCCGGCATGGGGCTGGACGCCAAGATCATGGAGGACACCGACGACGACCTGAAGAAGGTCATCCGCTCGGGGGCCTACGCGGTGGCCGCCGTCGCCAACGCGGTGCCCGACCCGTTCAAGGCCCGGGTGAGCCTGGATGACGAGCCCGCCCAGGAGCAGGAGGTGGTGATGGCGCTGCTCGGGAACGTCGGGACCATCACCGGCGGGATGACGCTCTTCCCACAGGCCGAGCCGGATGACGGGCGGGTGGACCTGCTGCTGGCCAGCCCGGAGCGGGTCACGGACTGGGCCAGGCTGGGGGCGCAGATACTCACGGGCCGTGAGCTGGAGGGCTTCACCCTGGCGAGCGCGCGCCGGGTGGTGATCGAGGCCGACGAGCCAGTGCCTTTCGAGATCGACGGCGACACCGCCGGGCAGGTGCGTCGGCTGGAGGTAGAGGTGGAGCCTGGCACCCTGCGAGTCATCGTCCCCCAGTAA
- a CDS encoding Mur ligase family protein, giving the protein MTLSAAASLRSGLTVALGRAARTAVRLRSGGTGGTALPGLVMERTDPGFLKRTLDQLPLGVVVVSGTNGKTTTTKMVVELLSSQGLKVLTNRTGSNFVRGVLASLLMEVDASGRVDADVAVLELDEAHAVRFIQRVRPRAALLLNVMRDQLDRFGEIDYTASLLYKVARSTSDAVVVNADDPRLSANRFLRHLTARVTSFGVGEELRDLFLSDDDLRVGSACLTDPHAPVDPEAEAKAAAARSTAETDPTARRTRLCPAPRVRLESLQGRDAVVSVDGARHKVSFAIPGVHNQLNACAALALVLEVLGEQARLEPLLSALARVEAAFGRGEVLRLDDRDVELSLVKNPAGFRMGLLTAEQAVRSGGAETVMVAVNDEYADGRDMSWLWDVDFSALRQEGVAVVTGVRCWDMALRLRYDGVPVEVVEPDLNRALERLRERAAAQDRPVRVFTTYTAMLALRARLGELTDVEEVMK; this is encoded by the coding sequence ATGACACTGTCCGCAGCCGCGTCCCTGCGCTCGGGCCTGACCGTCGCCCTAGGCCGGGCGGCCCGCACCGCCGTACGCCTACGGTCAGGCGGCACCGGTGGCACCGCCCTGCCCGGCCTGGTCATGGAGCGCACCGATCCCGGCTTCCTCAAGCGCACCCTGGACCAGCTGCCCCTGGGCGTGGTGGTGGTCTCCGGCACCAACGGCAAGACCACCACCACCAAGATGGTCGTGGAGCTGCTCAGCAGCCAGGGCCTGAAGGTCCTGACCAACCGCACCGGCTCCAACTTCGTGCGCGGCGTGCTCGCCTCCCTGCTCATGGAGGTGGACGCCAGCGGCCGGGTGGACGCCGACGTCGCCGTGCTCGAGCTGGACGAGGCCCACGCCGTACGCTTCATCCAGCGGGTCCGCCCCCGCGCCGCCCTGCTGCTCAACGTCATGCGCGACCAGCTGGACCGCTTCGGGGAGATCGACTACACCGCCTCCCTGCTGTACAAGGTGGCCCGCTCCACCAGCGACGCGGTGGTGGTCAACGCCGACGACCCGCGCCTGTCCGCCAACCGCTTCCTGCGCCACCTGACCGCCCGCGTCACCTCCTTCGGCGTCGGGGAGGAGCTGCGGGACCTCTTCCTCTCCGACGACGACCTGCGCGTCGGCTCCGCCTGCCTGACCGACCCGCACGCCCCGGTGGACCCGGAGGCGGAGGCGAAGGCGGCCGCCGCCCGCAGCACCGCCGAGACGGACCCCACCGCCAGGCGTACCCGCCTCTGCCCGGCCCCGCGCGTGCGCCTGGAGTCCCTGCAGGGCCGCGATGCCGTCGTGAGCGTCGACGGCGCCCGCCACAAGGTGTCCTTCGCGATCCCGGGCGTGCACAACCAGCTCAACGCCTGCGCCGCCCTGGCCCTGGTGCTGGAGGTGCTTGGTGAGCAGGCACGGCTGGAGCCCCTGCTGTCCGCCCTGGCCCGGGTGGAGGCGGCCTTCGGTCGCGGCGAGGTGCTGCGCCTGGACGACCGGGACGTGGAGCTCTCCCTGGTCAAGAACCCGGCGGGCTTCCGCATGGGGCTGCTGACTGCGGAGCAGGCGGTGCGCTCCGGCGGCGCGGAGACCGTGATGGTGGCCGTCAACGACGAGTACGCCGACGGCCGGGACATGTCCTGGCTGTGGGACGTGGACTTCTCCGCCCTGCGCCAGGAGGGGGTGGCTGTGGTGACCGGCGTGCGCTGCTGGGACATGGCCCTGCGCCTGCGCTACGACGGCGTGCCCGTGGAGGTGGTGGAACCGGACCTGAACCGGGCCCTGGAGCGGCTGCGGGAGCGGGCCGCCGCCCAGGACCGGCCCGTGCGGGTGTTCACCACCTACACCGCCATGCTCGCCCTGCGCGCCCGCCTTGGTGAGCTCACCGACGTCGAGGAGGTCATGAAGTGA
- a CDS encoding uroporphyrinogen decarboxylase, whose translation MVAPKSPRPALLSALDAERPERTPVWFMRQAGRSLPEYRALREQAALPMLDVCLRPELAAEATLQPVRRHGVDAAVLFSDIMVPLLLAGVDVRIEPGLGPVVTNPVRDAAAVSRLTSQGYGQGRWADGVQAVAQAVTQAVRELGGPSSPGASASDAATTPLGRALSERELAGLRHSAGNAGWTPVLGFGGAPFTLAAYLVEGRPSRDHLTTRSLMHADPASWERLLTWCAQVTGEFIATQVEAGASAAQLFDSWAGALSPQDYRSRVAPYSALAIERARRAVSPTTGAPAPLIHFGTGTARILADMRDAGAQAVGVDDRTSLAEALEALARARSGPCPVQGNLDPALLAAGPGPLRQAVTACVEAGRTAPGHVLNLGHGVPPGTDPSVLTRVVAQAHQDPQWQELAAQTWEPRPWS comes from the coding sequence ATGGTCGCACCTAAATCCCCCCGCCCGGCACTGCTGAGCGCCCTGGACGCAGAGCGTCCCGAGCGCACCCCGGTCTGGTTCATGCGTCAGGCCGGACGCTCCCTGCCCGAGTACCGGGCGCTGCGGGAGCAGGCCGCCCTCCCCATGCTGGACGTCTGCCTGCGCCCCGAGCTGGCCGCCGAGGCCACCCTCCAGCCCGTGCGCCGCCACGGCGTGGACGCCGCCGTGCTGTTCTCCGACATCATGGTGCCGCTGCTCCTGGCCGGGGTGGACGTGCGCATTGAGCCCGGCCTGGGCCCCGTGGTCACCAACCCGGTGCGCGACGCCGCCGCCGTCTCCCGGCTGACCTCCCAGGGCTACGGCCAGGGCCGCTGGGCCGACGGCGTGCAGGCCGTAGCCCAGGCCGTGACCCAGGCCGTGCGCGAGCTGGGCGGCCCCTCCTCCCCCGGAGCCTCAGCCAGCGACGCAGCCACCACCCCCCTGGGGCGCGCGCTCAGTGAGCGGGAGCTGGCCGGCCTGCGCCACAGTGCCGGTAACGCCGGGTGGACCCCCGTGCTGGGCTTCGGCGGAGCCCCCTTCACCCTGGCCGCCTACCTGGTTGAAGGCCGTCCCAGCCGCGACCACCTGACCACCCGTAGCCTCATGCACGCCGACCCCGCCTCCTGGGAGCGGCTGCTGACCTGGTGCGCCCAGGTCACGGGAGAGTTCATCGCCACCCAGGTGGAGGCCGGGGCCAGCGCCGCCCAGCTCTTTGACTCCTGGGCCGGGGCCTTGTCCCCCCAGGACTACCGCAGCCGGGTGGCCCCCTACTCGGCGCTGGCCATCGAGCGGGCCCGCCGGGCCGTCTCCCCCACCACCGGGGCCCCCGCCCCCCTGATCCACTTCGGCACCGGCACCGCCCGGATCCTGGCCGACATGCGTGACGCCGGGGCGCAGGCCGTGGGGGTGGACGACCGCACCAGCCTGGCCGAGGCCCTGGAGGCCCTCGCCCGCGCCCGCTCCGGCCCCTGCCCCGTGCAGGGCAACCTGGACCCCGCCCTGCTGGCTGCCGGCCCCGGACCGCTGCGCCAGGCGGTGACCGCCTGCGTGGAGGCGGGCCGGACCGCCCCTGGGCACGTCCTCAACCTGGGCCACGGGGTACCGCCCGGCACCGACCCGTCCGTGCTCACCCGCGTGGTGGCCCAGGCGCACCAGGACCCGCAGTGGCAGGAGCTGGCCGCACAGACCTGGGAGCCCCGCCCATGGTCCTGA